TGGGGCTTGATAGGGGATCTggtggggttttatgccctaattaaaactcaatttctttgtaatatcattttattatcaataaaagaatataaatcatttttcaaCTTGGTTAATCATTTTGCTCacattttcatgattatttgtttaacataaacttctattaaatctcgagcatatagctaatcgtatttatagtgacgtaatcacaatgaaatataaatatgattatatgttaaaatataagttagttctaagattagttagtgcacaggacttacactgacttgtcattctacgatatgatctacttacacattgtagtgttatgttctttccagaacattaacaaagtagataagatcggatgtatttgttacatcgaactggaccgatattggcagttgataggataagtaaacatacagttattatatattttagtcatatcatatagttgaccataggtcaattcaatctcaattttgagtggttagtattctaattgattgtattatttgagttatttgacttgttcgttaccagcttaccctacggactagcccatacttacatcttgggaactcagtagtataattgagtgggagtgttgatcatagatatgaacatctatagcttctgatgaagaagtgaaacgatggtttccttttagtttggttcaaggtgctaaatgatagagatctcattctagtaattaatattagtttactgaaatatcatttacaaggaactaagttttttaaagataaaatacaatgaggggtaaaacagtattttagccccatctcattgtagaccgtctacagACAATtgggtgacaattatggttgtaacaatggataattaataacgtatctatattgcttatagagcgttctatgaattcaagagtgcaattctgagtctttagtggagtcacagggaattaataagttagtaaatttattgttaaatttatgataacttattagagcttgatttcataggcccatggtccccacggtaccttggataaaatgatctagatagtctcaattaattgatttaattatcaattagaattatgaaagttgacaaggtcaattttggatagtttcacagaattatgtatcttagagaagaaaagagaaattatggtagatttatatattaagataaattggtgtctaaattaataaataagtttaaatcaacgTTCATATTTTAAATAGTTAATTTaataaagtatttaaataattatttaattaattaatcaatagaaaataatataaaccTTGATTTTAAgcccaatgagcttataattaaaagagaaatttcacgagcctaaaactcatgagaatttcgacctagggctgataattgactgttatttttattgattttttaattaaaataaataacctaattaagcctataaaaggaatgctaagtgagaatTGAAAACATGTGTTTAACTTATTTTTTGAGAAGATTagaagatctagtcttgatgctctaggttttagattctctctacagcataagtcgttttctaagcctcaatattcttttctcttcttctatctgtaactatatcatgtgttgagaattgcccactctagtctaggggATTCTAAGGATATACTTTGGAAGGAtgtgaagaaaattaaagaacacttcagtttcttggtgataccctacgacagaaaggatacaagggttagagaaactaaatgaatgactcattcattcccaACAATATTGATATAAGCTTGATAGAACATGAATTGATTAGGCTCGTGGGGTCTATGGTTAGGCTCGATAAGCTCGATAGGAGCTTGATGGTTCTGATTAAGGCAAATTATGATTTTCTCAAAGTTAGCTCGTTATGAGCTCGAGATCTTAATAGAACCCAGACCATCTGCCTATTATCAAGCCCCTATCGAGCAAGTATCGAGAAACAACTAAACCAAATAGTCAAGGGTCCAATTGAACACCTATCGAGTTcctatcgagcaccatcgagaaaTAAATGCTATACCTATCGAACtatcatcgagccactatcgagctcACAACTTAATCGTCTTCTACATAGTATCGAGCCCCTATCGAGATGTTATTgagctcctatcgagcaaaaCTATTGCAGAAAACTCAAAAAAACAAATATCGCAAAATCTCTCTAATAAACCCAAAAAACACAGCAATATAGGCTCATATCTGTCcgaaatagccaaaaaaaaaagtaaataaacagTACCCAACACAAAAAAATGAACAATCTTCTTACCCATAGTTTTTTCCTCCAAAATCCCTCAAAatggatgttgcctttgatattgaGATATTTACAGAAACAATGGagatttttgttaattttatctatttatataaaCCAATATTGCATTCTTACTTTTTTTAGTTGATCATAGAGTACGATTATGCCCTATTTGATAAAACTCTACCACAATGCATGGGGACTAGACATGGCATAGGGTAGGGTCCCTCATCTCACTCTTATACCGTCATCATCATGTGACATCGGATCATGATCATGCTTATGCTGATTCCTTACAAGAATGGAGACAGTACTAAGTCTCATCAgcaaaaggagatgaaaaagtaAACTCATAATTCATTAATAAAGGACTCATAGATACAacgacacatatatatatatatatgttaatcaTAAAAAGggacatatatatacatatatatataaaaggtcAATGAACTCCAAACTAGCAATACTTAATTTTACTAACTTAAGGAGTTGTTATATGATAATCACATTATGGTACATAGCTGGGATGCGAGCACTATACTCCCTATGCTTGTCACTAGCTGCCCAAATTGTATTGCTGTCTGCAACTTAGCCTGCATTTTAACATAAAATCTAATTATTATATATACCATACCAAATATATATAATAGGTTAACTATTCATTTAGTAAACTATATTTTAGCAAAATAAAATCTTGGTACATCTGTTTCTGATAATTATCAATCGATATCTTATGTTTGCAAAATCTACATAGCTTGGTACCCTCCGTgtgtttaattttttaatattcccataataccccttatttaatgatgtatttgattttcaattgttttcttattttaaataatttaaatatattttcaaaattcataaaataaaataaatatttaattaaaacattaaaataattttaataaaaaaaattattttaaaaataaatataattacaaaaaaataaaaaactaattgaaatcttattaattaactttaaataaatcaaaattttaatttaattaacaaatcaaTCTAATTGGCAGGGTGGGGAACTGAGACGGTGAGGGTGAAATTGGGAGTGTGGGGAACTGAGACTCTAAGGGTGAGATTGTATGAAATATGagtttttttcattaattaaagtaaaatttaagtttatttaaagttaattaataatgttttaattagttttttaatatattatttataatttttgtttgtttttaattaattaaatttattttaaatttgtttattaaaattatttaaaagttttaattaaacgtttatttcattttatgaattctgaaaatatatttaaatcatttaaaaataataaaacaattaaaaatcaaataaatcactaaaatgagGGGTAATATgggaatattaaaaatttaaatgcATAGAGGGTACCAAACTATGTAATTTTTACAAACAGATGATATTGATTGATAATTATCAGAAATAGAGGGTAACaagtttgtatttcgataaaacacagggTACCGAATGAATATTTACCCCATATAATAAGATTAATTATAcactatatttaaataattaacaatattaaaAATACACACATAGTATATatgtatatctcttctatataaaaagtgtgtagataacggaaattcttggttttaatgattttttaatttttttcgttaactttaacggaatattcttatatttaaccgaatattttatatttaacggtagattgtaagcatgacttaaacttaaataaaattaaaaaaattaaaataggatatttttgagatattttacaatgataattatttaaaaataataaaaccatacatttttttaacttaaataaaatttaattaaacttaaacttaatattatattaaacatataatatataatattttgttgtcactgccaaattcaaaaactaaaacaaacataaacttaaacaaaaataaataaataaattaattataataggatatttttaagatattttatgataatttaaatgattaagtcatatttatttaaaaataataaatgaatacatatcatttttttatattataaatttgtgtgataatttattttttatcaagttatTGGAgttatttttcttcaataaattcaccatgatatattgtgagatacactgactttttttattcttattttatttctattattaatttatttttaaacattattatattatatatatatcatgtagccatgtaaatatatatctatgttaaCGTTGTGTCTAGATGTCACATATggagagattattgatataaatatttatatatattatagaactatatataattcattatattatatatatatattttaaaaaaacagtGAATCACTGTACAaatttaaaattaagcaaacgtacAATGCACATTGTTTCTACctagtatgtatatatatactaggtagaaagcaacgtgcaatgcacgtttgcttagttttaaagttgtaaacattgtcaataattttaataaaaactggttcattatttttctaaaatatatatattataatgaattacagttctatagtatatataaatatttatatcaataatctctacatatatgacatttaaatacaatgttgatatatatatatatatatttacatgactacatgacatatatataaaatacaataatatttaaaaagaaattaataataaaaataaaataagaaaagaaaaagtcatagtgtagacagtagtatatgtgcatcaactatttttagtttctaatgtatctaacaatgtcctttggtgaatttgattaagaaaaatagttataatcacttgataaaaaacaaactatcacacaaatttataagataaaaaaataatatttacgtctttattatttttaaataaatataatttaattatttaaattatcgtaaaatatctttaaaatatcctatatatttttatttatttatttatttttgcttaagtttatgtttgttctagtttttaaatttggtagtgacaacaaaatattatatattatatgtttaatataatattaagtttaagtataattaaattttatttacgttaaaaaaatgtatgattttattatttttaattaattatcgttgtaaaatatcttattttaatttttttaattatttatttatttaagtttaagtcatgtttacaatctaccgttaaatataagaatattcacaGTTAAAGTTAGCTggaaaaaaaaccgttaaaactaagaatttactttatctacacacttattatatatattagatacaaacaacgtgcaatatgcatctttgtttaattttatttataaaatttattaatcatttttattacatctatattaatgtcatataaatttcaaataaatatcatattttaattaaataatttatttatttttgtttaagtttatgtttgttttagttttttaatttgggagtgacaacaacagattatatattatatgtttattgtaatattaaatattatacgtggattttaaatttaagtttcttgctagttttttttaaaaaaaaaattgttgctaattcacagtagaatatattatatgtttaatatgatattattctaataggtgagtttaaatttaattacattttatttaagttagacaaagtatgattttattaattttaaataattatcactgtaaaatatctcaaaaatgtcatattttaatttgtttagttatttattatttttaaatagttatcattgtaaaatatatcaaaaatattatattttaatttgtttaattatttattatttttaaataaatatctcaaaaaatatcttattttaatttttttaattattttttttattttatttaaatttaaatgtttataaactatatttaaatatagaaatattctattaaatataagaatgtttattaaaaaataaaaaacaaaatcaaGTATTTccgtgttatatatatatatatatatatataaaaagtagtACTCACTTGTTTAGATTGTTGATTGACAGCTGGTACAATTGCGTTAGACAAAGAGTACTTGCTTGTTGTCCCTTGTTTGTCGTCGTCATGAGACTTGGAAGAAGACGCTGATGATGATGATGTCGGACATGGTTTCATGAAATGCGTAGTAATTTCTGATGAAGAACGCTCATGTTTGGGCTTAAATTGATCAGATATTTcacaaaacaaaattaaattaaattaaatttccaATAATTAATGGTCTTCATGTAAGAAGAATAGCCAGAATTAAGTGAAACAATAATTAAATGATGTTGTAATCAATCTATGTATGCACTTACTTTTTCTGATCTTGTTGTAGATCCTCCAATGGTCTTATTATTGGATGAAACACTTGAACTTGCTGCCTCATGAACATCCATGAAAGTAGTATGCTgcaccaaataataataaattatacaatttaaaatacaacaaaaaaagaAATGGAATAGTTGGTACTACCTACCTTTCCACTTcatctaaaataataataataatgaggaACATTATATATTATACCTTGCTACTCAAAGCTTCCTGTCTCTTTAAATTAAGCAAAGCAATGGGGTCCAGAAACTCCTGATGGCGATGCTCAAAATGTTTATCAGTGTAACACTGAGAGCAAACACTGAAAGCAGCAGTAGTACTGGTACTACTTTGGTTGATCTCATAATCACAGTGGTCAAAGTCAAAGCATCTCAAACAAGTGAAGTACATCCCTTTCACAAATTTCTTACACTTGCCTCCACAGAGGGGTCTGTTACTTTGGATTATGTAAAACAAAGTTATGATGTCGTCTTGATAAAGCTCGTCGTTTCCACACTGCTTAAGCTCGTCGTAGAACTCTTCCGAGCTCATGTTAGGGCACCCCATCGTCTCCATGTACGCCGAGAACTCCTCGAACGTCACGTACCCGTTGTCGTTCGGGTCCATCTCACGGAAAAACCCATCTACGACGTGTCGTATGTCGTTTTTCGCCGCCATATAGTAAGCTAAAGCAGTCTGACGAAGGTCCTCCATTTTATATTACTATAcacattaaatattttttttatgtgtctAGGGTTGAGGGGtgcatatgtatatatactaaTTCAACATAAGATCGTGAGCGTCCACGTGTACGGTGGAGATTTACTTCTCTTTTGGGCTGGCGGGCGCGGTCTTGAACGTCAATATATGCTTAACCCTAAGTCTGCGTGTGGACGGTGGATTAATATATTTGGGATTATTAATTTGTGTTTATTGTAACTGAGAGGTTTCGGTGAAGAATCGGAGAAATTTATACTGCAAAAGTGATAGCTTTTGGATACTTGTCTTCATCacgtctttttttttttgtttgtttttaatatataattaatatatatagataatttatACTTGCATGCAATACATCCATTTAATATATCAATTTTTCTACATGGCTTCATTTTAAGCCTTACCGGTACGACTTTCAGTATTTCttaacccgtgaatagttttcggcacgaattttttttatgaccgtatatattgtagcaatttagagcatcctgcaaattttcagaaaattccgaatagtttacagtaccgaaaactaggttcaaacatgttgttttccacgcgcataaaaaaaattagtcacgcgtacaacaacatgtttgaacctagttttcgatattgtaaattattcggaattttctgaaaatttgcaggatgctctaaatagctacaatatacacggtcataaaaaaaaatacgctgaaaactgttcatgagttgtaaacactgagagtcataccgatagggcttaaagtgaagccctaaaGGAGAATTcccttatatttatatatatatatagtaatatatAGAAGTGTTGATAATTAATTAGTTTAGGCATATTCCCTATTCATAAAAGATTCCTTAGTGTATTTTGTCTTTTGCATTTTCATTGTTTCTCCTTCTTCTCTATTAGTAAtgaatttctatttttttaaatattgattTTGCATTTCTATTTAATGTGTTTTTTTTCTACTTAAgtgtttataattttattttttaaataaatatttacatgtttatattttttaaattctatttttttgttatttattatatatatgtcacatatttatatatatttcttattataaattattaaaatattaatttcttATTGACAAAGGAAGTGAAAAATGTTTGCTAATTTTTTATAACATACGTCAGctgattttttatatatatttaatttaatagaTAAATATCAAATAAGTATGTGTCCAACATTCTGTTTGAATTTCAATTATGGTAttttaaattattcataattttttaaaattttgtagaAAATCTCTTGTAactatattatatatacacaCTAAAATACCTATAAATAGTGATTAAAAACAATCATTACTATAGTGTACccatatatataatacataatcttaatttttattaaaattttcatcaattatatttaaaaagaaaatatgttatattttttttattacttataatcacgtatataaatatacatatatttatatttaataacaGTAAAtgttataaatacattatatatatatgtatcgtGTATATAAATAGTATTATCAATTTTTGCTTTATGCTTTGATATTATCCTCCAGAAATTCATATACATAAAGTCTTAGGTAGttttcaaaataatattatttattattcatccttgttactaaatatatatttacaaaactaaattatatgattgtgataaatataaataaacaatacGATAATAAAGTGGGATAATATCTACCAAACACccattaaatcttttgatttaaGCTATATtcacaattttacaaaataaatattaatcttttatttttcaaaaatcctacccacatatttattaatttataaaaataaatttataaacattgcattagtttttttaaaatatatatatatgtattcaaaATAATTGGGTTATATCAAACAACATTTTTATATTAACTAAACGAccaaaaacaaactaaaaaaatgTTTAAAGTAGTCTAATCCTtaccaaatattttaaaatttattaatttgagttatattttaaaatttaaaaagccattttttcaacaaaaaaattaaacacacatttatcaatttttaaatataatttaataaatatattactaattatttttaaatcaaCAGGTACGCGccttatatatatatgcatatatgtggtATTGGATGAGTGCGTTTGACATTATTTGATATGATCTCATCTTCATCATGA
The Humulus lupulus chromosome 6, drHumLupu1.1, whole genome shotgun sequence DNA segment above includes these coding regions:
- the LOC133783962 gene encoding uncharacterized protein LOC133783962 — translated: MEDLRQTALAYYMAAKNDIRHVVDGFFREMDPNDNGYVTFEEFSAYMETMGCPNMSSEEFYDELKQCGNDELYQDDIITLFYIIQSNRPLCGGKCKKFVKGMYFTCLRCFDFDHCDYEINQSSTSTTAAFSVCSQCYTDKHFEHRHQEFLDPIALLNLKRQEALSSKHTTFMDVHEAASSSVSSNNKTIGGSTTRSEKPKHERSSSEITTHFMKPCPTSSSSASSSKSHDDDKQGTTSKYSLSNAIVPAVNQQSKQAKLQTAIQFGQLVTSIGSIVLASQLCTIM